A region from the Xanthocytophaga agilis genome encodes:
- a CDS encoding DUF5723 family protein, which yields MKKILPFLVAFMGLYEVNAQQTLGLSGSNYSGTHGIFLNPASIADSRFGFYLDLFSAQVGASNNYVKGPIGFSDIEKESFTVKNNGKDKYLNVQGQAQAFSFMVKMSPVHSLALTNRVRYGITANNVSEGLAKIIWDSDNNDYSTFQGIHFNLNMNAYKETGLTYARVIKTTPEYSLKGGITINRVAGITSAHITSKEMSFSSYDQTNEQGETETILDIQKIQLQYAYVQSEAYDNTLDNVGFGTFFGKGLPGKGWGVNLGATFEKLEESTGVSEGKHKLDSLRMVHKKGPKLDLGNGKMTNNYKYRVGFSLMDVGSMRYSGNYVQSYDITRTNTKVSLDSLDGSTDDIAGTLNNALGVTDSEKKTSFSSSLPTAIQLSFDYHIKGKLYVNAVWVQSLKGKYALGMRQPSLLAVTPRLEMRWFEVAVPVGLTGNYKNLTIGTHIKAGILHFGSDNIAGLLGMGKTSGLDVYTGIHIPIFAKNTQSKSKSSKREHSEGVPTRE from the coding sequence ATGAAAAAAATTCTACCATTTTTAGTAGCTTTTATGGGTTTGTATGAAGTAAATGCACAGCAAACGCTCGGGCTAAGTGGCAGCAATTATAGTGGTACACATGGAATATTCCTGAATCCGGCCTCTATTGCCGATTCCAGATTTGGTTTCTATTTAGATTTATTTTCTGCACAAGTTGGTGCATCCAACAACTATGTAAAAGGTCCTATAGGTTTTTCTGATATCGAGAAAGAATCCTTTACAGTCAAAAACAATGGAAAAGATAAATACCTGAATGTACAGGGACAAGCACAGGCATTTTCATTTATGGTAAAAATGAGTCCTGTACACAGCCTTGCACTCACCAACCGGGTTAGATATGGTATAACAGCCAACAATGTATCCGAAGGTTTGGCAAAGATAATCTGGGATAGTGATAATAACGATTATTCAACCTTTCAGGGTATACATTTTAACCTGAATATGAATGCCTATAAGGAAACTGGATTGACCTACGCACGGGTAATTAAAACTACACCGGAATATAGCCTTAAGGGTGGGATTACAATCAATCGGGTAGCTGGCATTACAAGTGCTCATATTACCTCTAAAGAAATGAGTTTCTCAAGCTATGATCAAACCAATGAGCAGGGTGAAACGGAAACGATTCTGGATATCCAGAAAATTCAGTTACAATATGCCTATGTGCAATCAGAAGCATATGACAATACGCTGGATAATGTTGGATTTGGTACCTTCTTTGGAAAAGGCCTGCCTGGTAAAGGGTGGGGTGTGAATCTGGGTGCTACTTTTGAAAAATTAGAAGAATCTACTGGGGTTAGTGAAGGAAAACATAAACTGGATTCGCTCAGAATGGTACACAAAAAAGGACCTAAATTAGATCTGGGTAATGGTAAGATGACCAACAACTACAAGTATCGTGTAGGTTTCTCTCTGATGGATGTAGGAAGTATGCGTTATAGCGGAAATTATGTTCAGAGCTATGATATCACACGAACCAATACAAAAGTTTCACTAGATAGTCTGGATGGTTCTACAGATGATATTGCAGGTACGCTGAATAACGCATTGGGAGTGACAGATTCAGAAAAGAAGACAAGCTTTAGCAGCAGCCTTCCTACCGCTATTCAGTTGAGTTTTGATTATCATATCAAAGGAAAGTTATATGTGAATGCTGTATGGGTACAAAGCCTGAAAGGGAAATACGCCTTAGGTATGCGTCAACCATCTCTATTGGCTGTAACACCTCGTCTGGAAATGCGTTGGTTTGAAGTAGCGGTTCCAGTAGGTTTAACAGGTAACTACAAGAACCTGACCATCGGTACTCATATCAAAGCCGGAATATTACACTTCGGCTCAGATAATATTGCAGGTTTGCTAGGTATGGGTAAAACTTCCGGATTAGATGTGTACACTGGTATTCATATTCCAATATTTGCAAAGAATACACAGTCAAAATCCAAATCATCTAAAAGAGAGCATTCAGAAGGAGTTCCTACACGTGAATAA
- a CDS encoding DUF2027 domain-containing protein has translation MNIGDKVRMVHGREEGIIVGFTKNHMIEVEIEDGFRIPMLRSEIVIISQEEAARFQKNPVTEPIKNTSRDVLADRGIFLAFIPLNDIGLALYLINNTDFDMPYTLGQEQNGKYKGIKGGSLARKSSVKIDEYSSQNFESWGVFVWQSLLFREGMTSLREPMLQRIRFRANTFFKTKAKAPLLGKDAHLFQLDTPTASQPVTIQPDKIVESWENNTQLTTNNQSKANTVNKPASEIDLHIEKLTTNLIGLATAEMLQIQLQAFEKALDAAIAHGMHDITFIHGVGNGTLRNEIHRKLGKNVHVQYYEDAQKEKFGYGATKVKLK, from the coding sequence ATGAATATTGGGGACAAAGTACGTATGGTTCACGGGCGTGAAGAAGGCATCATTGTCGGCTTTACCAAGAATCATATGATAGAAGTAGAAATTGAAGACGGTTTCCGGATTCCGATGTTACGATCAGAGATTGTTATTATCTCACAGGAAGAGGCTGCCCGGTTTCAGAAAAATCCAGTTACCGAACCAATCAAAAATACATCCAGAGATGTTCTGGCTGATAGAGGAATATTTCTGGCCTTTATTCCGCTTAATGACATAGGTCTGGCACTCTATTTGATAAACAATACCGATTTTGATATGCCTTATACACTGGGACAGGAGCAGAATGGAAAATACAAAGGGATCAAAGGTGGTTCACTGGCTCGGAAGTCGTCTGTGAAAATTGATGAATACAGCTCACAAAACTTTGAGAGTTGGGGAGTATTTGTGTGGCAGTCACTACTATTCCGGGAAGGAATGACATCCTTGCGGGAACCTATGTTGCAACGTATTCGGTTTCGAGCCAATACATTCTTTAAGACGAAGGCCAAAGCACCTCTGCTGGGAAAAGATGCACATCTCTTCCAGTTGGATACACCAACAGCCTCACAACCTGTTACTATCCAGCCAGACAAGATTGTTGAAAGTTGGGAAAACAACACTCAGCTTACCACAAACAATCAATCAAAGGCCAATACCGTAAACAAACCTGCCAGTGAAATAGATTTGCATATCGAAAAGCTGACAACGAATCTTATTGGCTTAGCCACAGCTGAGATGTTACAGATCCAATTACAGGCCTTCGAAAAAGCACTGGATGCAGCTATTGCACACGGAATGCATGATATTACTTTTATCCATGGAGTGGGTAATGGTACCCTACGAAATGAGATTCACCGTAAACTTGGCAAGAATGTGCATGTCCAATACTATGAAGATGCCCAAAAGGAAAAATTTGGCTATGGTGCGACCAAAGTAAAGCTGAAATAA
- a CDS encoding glycosyltransferase, which yields MAIHTLAPIVLFVYNRPIHTQRTITSLVNCQLASASEIFIFSDAARSTDDEEQVRQVRQYIQTVTGFKNKMVIERPTNMGLARSVIDGVSQVMSRYGKAIVLEDDMVFAEDFLVFLNESLEVYKDNPSVFSISGYSYPITIPDSYTKDVYLLPRASSWGWATWADRWNKADWQVTDYPMFLKDKTIQQGFAQGGKDLVYMLIKQQKGLVNSWAVRWSYTHYKHQAYCLFPRISKLQNIGNDESGTHSPKTKRFETVLSNKSMVLDRDLVPNDEIIKGLQRFFQPSPVRQLINYFKLQLWK from the coding sequence ATGGCTATACATACACTGGCTCCTATTGTTTTATTTGTATACAATCGTCCTATCCATACACAACGCACTATTACTTCACTGGTAAACTGTCAGTTAGCTTCTGCTAGTGAGATCTTTATTTTCTCAGATGCAGCCAGAAGTACAGATGATGAAGAGCAGGTCCGACAAGTACGGCAGTATATACAAACTGTGACAGGGTTTAAAAACAAGATGGTAATAGAAAGACCCACAAATATGGGATTGGCCCGGTCTGTGATTGATGGGGTTTCTCAGGTGATGAGTCGGTATGGCAAAGCTATCGTACTGGAAGATGATATGGTGTTTGCGGAAGACTTTCTGGTGTTTCTGAATGAGTCGCTGGAAGTCTATAAGGATAATCCTTCTGTCTTCTCTATTTCAGGATACAGCTATCCTATCACTATTCCGGATAGCTATACAAAAGATGTCTATTTACTGCCCAGAGCATCCTCCTGGGGATGGGCCACCTGGGCTGACCGCTGGAACAAGGCTGACTGGCAGGTAACAGATTATCCAATGTTTTTAAAAGACAAAACTATACAACAAGGATTCGCGCAAGGTGGAAAGGATCTTGTGTATATGCTAATCAAACAACAAAAAGGCTTGGTGAATTCCTGGGCAGTACGATGGAGTTACACTCATTATAAACACCAAGCCTATTGTCTGTTTCCGCGAATATCCAAACTACAGAATATTGGTAATGACGAATCCGGGACACATTCTCCTAAAACCAAACGGTTTGAAACTGTACTAAGCAATAAATCCATGGTGCTGGATCGGGACCTGGTGCCAAATGATGAGATTATTAAAGGTCTGCAACGCTTTTTTCAACCAAGCCCGGTACGACAGCTTATTAACTACTTCAAATTACAGTTATGGAAGTAA
- a CDS encoding RagB/SusD family nutrient uptake outer membrane protein, which yields MKKILLYSLTLGLLLASGGCSEEYFELKRPPQTPWSTVEEFERAPIGLYASLFSGDSWNMAWVDVTIVKTSMGDDVDWVNNAEWGYWRKTKEFNKYTDKGFLLIYRAIAGANNALEFVEANNGNPFPTESEENIQDNVNRIVGELYFIRAYSYYLLETTFGHAYVPGGANNTEDIPMPTKYPKSVAEAKNPKIGTTQEVYDLIVADFQKAKDLLPEEYEDDMHPSYQVRASKFAASAMLMRAYFQRGEYDKAKLEADFIIDQNGGRYNLTEDPIAAFSKSAIERAKEVVFYLPYYDETGQAPMHLTVLNHSAGPWGQCGWVETRMSNSTIKRLGWMTDPITDTTLKVAAKRDKRFTQLFAVRYPVSKAKEGQATDERNEVKDITTIWPYKYYRGGKEFNTNVPLIRLAEIYLTRSISRFKAGDKSGAAEDLNVVRKRAWNTTVGGPYVEVTGADITENMIHDERLIEMFGENDRIDYLRALKMDIPKGERGAGTDPYTSEDFVWAIPTRELLYNESIGQ from the coding sequence ATGAAAAAGATCCTTCTTTATAGCCTGACGCTGGGGCTTTTACTCGCATCAGGCGGTTGTTCAGAAGAGTATTTTGAATTAAAAAGGCCTCCACAAACTCCCTGGAGTACAGTGGAAGAATTTGAAAGAGCACCTATCGGATTATATGCATCCTTGTTCAGTGGTGATAGCTGGAATATGGCTTGGGTAGATGTCACCATTGTAAAAACCAGTATGGGTGATGATGTAGATTGGGTAAACAATGCGGAGTGGGGTTACTGGCGTAAGACAAAAGAGTTTAACAAATACACAGACAAAGGCTTTTTGCTGATTTATAGAGCTATTGCAGGGGCAAATAATGCTTTAGAGTTTGTAGAGGCAAACAATGGCAATCCTTTTCCTACTGAGAGTGAAGAGAACATTCAGGATAATGTGAATCGTATTGTCGGGGAGCTGTATTTTATCCGGGCATATTCCTATTACTTGTTGGAAACGACCTTTGGTCATGCCTATGTGCCAGGTGGTGCTAATAATACAGAAGATATCCCTATGCCTACTAAGTATCCGAAGTCTGTAGCAGAAGCAAAGAATCCTAAAATTGGAACAACTCAAGAGGTATATGATTTGATTGTAGCTGACTTTCAGAAGGCAAAAGATCTATTACCAGAAGAATATGAAGATGATATGCATCCATCTTATCAGGTGCGTGCTTCTAAATTTGCAGCTTCTGCTATGCTGATGAGAGCTTATTTTCAGAGAGGAGAGTATGATAAAGCAAAACTAGAAGCCGATTTTATCATAGATCAGAATGGAGGCAGATATAATTTGACTGAAGACCCTATTGCTGCATTTTCAAAGAGTGCTATAGAAAGAGCCAAAGAGGTTGTTTTCTATCTGCCTTATTATGATGAAACGGGTCAGGCTCCTATGCATTTAACTGTTCTGAATCATTCTGCAGGTCCTTGGGGACAATGTGGTTGGGTAGAAACACGCATGAGCAATAGTACTATCAAGCGACTAGGCTGGATGACTGATCCGATAACAGATACGACCCTGAAAGTAGCTGCCAAAAGAGACAAACGGTTTACACAATTATTTGCTGTAAGATATCCTGTAAGTAAGGCCAAGGAAGGACAGGCTACAGACGAAAGAAATGAAGTGAAAGATATCACTACGATCTGGCCCTACAAATACTATCGTGGAGGTAAAGAGTTTAATACCAATGTGCCACTTATCCGTTTGGCAGAGATCTATTTGACACGTTCCATCAGCCGGTTTAAAGCTGGAGACAAGTCGGGTGCTGCTGAAGATTTAAATGTAGTGCGCAAAAGAGCCTGGAATACAACTGTAGGCGGACCCTATGTAGAGGTGACAGGTGCCGACATTACCGAAAATATGATTCATGATGAACGACTCATTGAAATGTTTGGTGAAAATGACCGGATTGACTATCTGAGGGCGTTAAAGATGGATATTCCAAAAGGAGAACGGGGTGCTGGCACAGATCCCTATACCAGTGAAGATTTTGTGTGGGCTATCCCAACACGTGAACTCTTGTATAATGAATCCATAGGACAATAA
- a CDS encoding TonB-dependent receptor: MRQVIRYFGVVLLLTTTHAIRVSSQTIALVNEAISETSLDQQKMIPLIDVLNDIEAKYQIDISYNVGLLKDKMVDGKLLQRSASSVEDRLRKILSPLHLTFERLEGKDFVIYEKIDQKGAIRKITGKTALESPLLVSASGNTGIQISSIQQTLQEMAIPIKGKVTSTAGEGLPGVSVTVKGSTQGTVTDAEGGFQLSVPDETAVLVFSYIGYLTQEVAVRGNSNWTIALAEDVKSLGEVVVVGYGTQKKRDVIGSIATVNGDDIKLKSTASFDSGLQGMAAGVSVQTNSGVPGSPTVIKIRGVGSINSSTDPLWIIDGMPVYSSPGGLGRSDGTTGQSPMSLINPNDIENIQILKDAAATAIYGSRASNGVIIVTTKTGKKGQGNTTFNYSTGFSTLTRTPQDIGYANTSQWFQIMDEMYKNSGKTFTMNDYYRNSPYAFTQLTREQAMAINTNWYDELFQTGRFSDYNLSSSRGFDKGSFYLSGNYREDKGVQNNNSLKRISLRTNIDFSPIDNFTIGAKLSFAYTNNNRMQNTSYRGGSSPNGGLNSITTTALPWFPVRELDNPNRYFNAYSGSNPAAFADPANLKDNLEQYRALGGFFLNYQLPFIKGLSVRSEVSVDLIQSNNIFWQSRDIRLDGSQKPSSYGYEEAITYRSVNYNVYGTYDKAFGLHSLNIVAGTEAQRSSQYSRSLSGQGLIGKYQEIGSPTSMLSMWGGMNGERYLLAYFGRANYKYKDRYLVGLSARRDGTSAFTPNYRWGTFLALSAGWILSEENFMSFLGGNTFLKLRGSYGETGNQNVVGGLDVINYNSTFKYGSNDILGVNGTMPINIPVGNLTWETTQSGDIGIDYGLLNNRINGSVAYYHRYIKGMLLPSPVPASSGVTPPGSFPGNVYDESSNTVWSNIGDMLNAGWEFEVHSTNIDKGGFRWTTDFNIAFNKNTIKKLTPEADKTGKGIINGATVSRKGHKRQEWYVADYAGVDPATGVPMIYVVDKSLYESTGETKRLKNEVGQDSLTYGTKTNIANNKFYQNGKSADPTYYGGITNTFQYKGFDLSFMFSFSGGNYILDYDRQMATVPGETKTFLTDIINNSWRQPGDQAKYPQLRYGNTYIINGEAVSDFGDEWQNHNREMYKGDYIRLRNVQVGYTLPASVVKTIHMQGLRIYVSGSNLWTSTKYPGFDPEGAGYVYTATIPQLKTFILGLSARF; this comes from the coding sequence ATGCGACAAGTTATACGATATTTTGGAGTTGTATTGCTTTTAACTACAACTCATGCCATACGAGTTAGTTCGCAGACAATTGCACTTGTCAATGAAGCTATATCTGAAACCAGCCTGGATCAGCAAAAAATGATTCCCCTGATAGATGTACTGAACGACATTGAAGCAAAATATCAGATAGATATTAGCTACAATGTAGGCTTGCTAAAGGACAAAATGGTTGATGGTAAACTCTTACAGCGTTCGGCCTCGTCTGTTGAAGACAGACTCAGAAAGATATTATCTCCTCTGCATCTGACCTTCGAAAGACTGGAAGGCAAAGACTTTGTGATTTATGAAAAGATAGATCAAAAAGGTGCCATCCGAAAAATAACTGGCAAAACAGCCCTGGAGTCTCCTCTTTTGGTATCCGCTTCCGGAAATACGGGTATACAAATCAGCAGCATCCAACAGACTCTTCAGGAGATGGCTATTCCTATAAAAGGAAAAGTAACCTCTACTGCAGGAGAGGGCTTACCTGGGGTTAGTGTCACTGTAAAAGGTTCAACACAGGGAACAGTTACAGATGCAGAAGGTGGGTTTCAGTTGAGCGTTCCGGATGAAACCGCCGTGCTGGTATTCTCCTATATTGGCTATCTGACTCAGGAAGTAGCCGTGAGAGGAAACAGCAACTGGACTATTGCCCTGGCAGAAGATGTGAAGTCGTTGGGTGAAGTGGTGGTGGTAGGATATGGTACTCAGAAGAAACGGGATGTAATTGGCTCAATAGCTACTGTAAATGGTGACGATATCAAATTAAAGTCGACCGCTTCCTTTGACTCAGGACTGCAAGGCATGGCTGCGGGTGTATCAGTCCAAACTAACAGTGGTGTACCAGGATCACCTACTGTCATCAAGATTCGAGGGGTTGGTTCTATTAATTCTAGTACAGACCCTCTATGGATTATTGATGGAATGCCTGTTTACAGCAGTCCAGGTGGATTGGGACGTAGTGATGGTACTACTGGGCAAAGTCCTATGTCATTAATAAATCCCAATGATATTGAGAATATACAAATCTTAAAGGATGCTGCTGCTACAGCTATTTATGGATCGAGAGCTTCCAATGGTGTTATTATAGTAACTACAAAGACAGGAAAGAAAGGACAAGGAAATACTACTTTTAATTATTCAACAGGTTTCTCTACATTGACACGTACTCCTCAGGATATTGGATATGCTAATACAAGTCAATGGTTTCAGATCATGGATGAGATGTATAAGAACTCTGGCAAAACGTTTACCATGAATGACTATTATCGCAATTCTCCTTATGCTTTTACCCAACTAACCCGTGAACAGGCAATGGCAATCAATACCAATTGGTATGATGAGCTTTTCCAGACCGGGCGATTCTCTGATTATAATCTTTCCAGTTCAAGAGGGTTTGATAAAGGTTCGTTTTATCTTTCGGGTAATTATCGGGAAGACAAAGGGGTTCAGAATAATAACAGCCTCAAACGTATATCATTACGAACTAATATAGATTTCAGCCCTATTGATAACTTCACTATTGGAGCTAAGCTAAGTTTTGCTTATACTAATAATAACAGAATGCAAAACACCAGCTATCGTGGAGGATCCAGCCCAAATGGAGGATTGAATAGTATTACTACTACTGCCTTACCATGGTTTCCTGTTCGGGAACTAGATAATCCTAACCGATACTTTAACGCTTACTCTGGCTCTAATCCGGCCGCGTTTGCAGATCCTGCTAATCTGAAAGATAATCTGGAACAATATCGTGCATTGGGAGGCTTCTTTTTGAATTACCAGCTACCTTTTATAAAAGGGTTATCAGTTCGGTCAGAAGTTTCTGTAGATCTGATTCAGAGTAACAATATTTTCTGGCAAAGCCGTGATATTCGCCTAGATGGATCACAGAAACCTTCTTCCTATGGATACGAGGAAGCTATTACATATAGAAGTGTAAATTACAATGTATATGGTACTTATGATAAAGCGTTTGGCCTGCACTCATTGAATATTGTTGCAGGAACAGAAGCCCAACGAAGCAGCCAGTACAGCCGTTCTCTCTCCGGACAGGGATTGATAGGAAAGTATCAGGAGATAGGTAGCCCTACATCAATGCTTTCTATGTGGGGCGGTATGAATGGGGAGCGTTATCTCTTGGCTTATTTTGGACGAGCTAACTACAAGTACAAAGATCGTTATCTGGTAGGGCTAAGTGCCCGGCGGGACGGCACTTCTGCATTTACACCTAATTATCGCTGGGGAACATTTTTGGCATTATCAGCAGGTTGGATACTTTCTGAAGAAAATTTCATGTCTTTTCTTGGTGGCAATACCTTCCTGAAACTTCGGGGAAGCTATGGAGAAACAGGTAATCAGAATGTAGTGGGAGGACTAGATGTAATCAATTATAATAGTACATTTAAATATGGTAGCAATGATATATTGGGTGTAAATGGTACTATGCCTATTAACATTCCTGTGGGCAATCTTACGTGGGAAACTACACAAAGTGGTGACATCGGTATTGATTATGGTTTACTCAATAATCGAATCAATGGTTCAGTAGCTTACTATCATCGGTACATAAAAGGTATGTTATTACCCTCTCCTGTACCTGCTTCCTCCGGAGTCACACCTCCTGGATCGTTTCCTGGTAATGTGTACGATGAAAGCTCCAATACAGTATGGAGTAACATTGGTGATATGTTAAATGCCGGCTGGGAATTCGAAGTTCATTCTACTAATATAGATAAAGGTGGCTTTCGCTGGACTACAGACTTTAATATCGCCTTTAATAAAAACACTATCAAAAAGCTGACTCCCGAAGCTGATAAAACAGGTAAAGGAATCATCAACGGTGCTACTGTATCACGTAAAGGACATAAACGTCAGGAATGGTATGTAGCTGATTATGCAGGTGTAGATCCTGCTACAGGTGTGCCTATGATTTATGTAGTTGACAAAAGCTTGTATGAATCAACAGGAGAAACAAAGCGATTGAAAAATGAGGTAGGACAAGATAGTCTTACTTATGGGACAAAGACCAATATTGCCAATAATAAGTTTTATCAGAATGGTAAGTCTGCTGATCCTACTTATTATGGTGGCATTACCAATACCTTCCAGTACAAAGGCTTTGACCTGAGCTTTATGTTCTCCTTCTCTGGTGGAAATTATATTCTGGACTATGATCGGCAAATGGCTACTGTCCCTGGAGAAACCAAGACATTCCTTACCGATATTATAAACAACTCATGGCGCCAGCCCGGAGATCAGGCAAAATATCCACAACTCCGCTATGGAAACACCTATATCATTAATGGAGAAGCTGTGTCCGACTTTGGTGATGAGTGGCAAAACCACAACCGGGAAATGTACAAAGGCGATTATATCCGACTACGGAATGTACAGGTTGGCTATACACTACCCGCTTCTGTAGTGAAAACAATACATATGCAGGGACTAAGAATATATGTGTCAGGCAGTAACCTTTGGACTTCTACCAAATATCCTGGTTTTGATCCGGAAGGAGCTGGCTATGTCTATACAGCTACCATACCTCAATTAAAAACATTTATACTGGGCTTGTCTGCTCGCTTTTAG
- a CDS encoding FecR family protein, with translation MTDYSDFSAEDFAMDDYFIQWVKSSADSSTSEFWTSWLERYPDKKDTIVQARQLVLSVDFEETFPDQKEVQSMWQVISDQAFEEEILERETSTTTIFRTQVFKIAASILLLVLPIGGGLYYWYSQQQEVSYLTQNGQVKTVLLPDGSQVTLNANSVIRFNPSLQTDHIREVWLDGEAFFHVKRTASKARFIVHTKQLNVEVLGTTFNVNTRHKKTRVILNTGKVTLTLSEHKQDPPIQMIPGDLVEFKESEKKILKKTVNPDTYSSWTQSKLVFDGTSLAEIIEILADTQGIKLTLQDTSMASLQFSGSVSANRTDLLLLKLSKAFRLNIVRQPTGEILLEKSTHE, from the coding sequence ATGACGGATTATTCCGATTTCAGTGCAGAAGACTTTGCTATGGATGACTATTTCATTCAGTGGGTAAAATCTTCTGCGGATTCTTCAACCAGCGAGTTTTGGACCAGTTGGCTTGAACGGTATCCGGACAAGAAAGATACGATAGTTCAAGCCAGACAACTGGTCCTGTCGGTTGACTTTGAAGAGACATTTCCTGACCAGAAAGAAGTGCAGTCCATGTGGCAGGTAATCTCAGACCAGGCATTTGAAGAAGAGATACTGGAGAGGGAGACAAGCACAACAACTATCTTCCGTACACAGGTATTCAAAATTGCTGCAAGTATCCTCTTATTGGTTTTACCTATCGGAGGTGGACTTTATTACTGGTACAGCCAGCAACAAGAGGTTTCATATCTGACCCAAAATGGGCAGGTGAAAACTGTTTTGCTGCCAGATGGATCGCAGGTAACGTTAAATGCAAACTCCGTTATCCGGTTTAATCCTTCCCTGCAAACTGATCATATACGGGAAGTATGGCTGGATGGAGAAGCCTTCTTCCATGTAAAAAGAACAGCCTCTAAGGCACGTTTCATTGTGCACACCAAACAACTGAATGTAGAAGTGCTGGGTACAACCTTTAATGTAAATACCCGCCATAAGAAGACACGCGTGATTCTCAATACAGGAAAAGTGACTCTGACCTTGTCAGAACATAAGCAAGATCCTCCCATTCAGATGATACCAGGAGATCTGGTTGAGTTCAAAGAAAGTGAGAAAAAGATCCTTAAGAAAACAGTTAATCCTGATACCTATAGTTCCTGGACTCAGAGTAAACTGGTTTTTGATGGAACTTCGCTTGCAGAGATTATAGAGATTTTAGCTGATACGCAGGGGATAAAGCTAACTTTGCAAGACACATCCATGGCATCGCTTCAATTTTCAGGTTCTGTCTCAGCAAATAGAACAGATCTGCTGCTGTTAAAATTATCTAAGGCATTTCGGCTGAATATTGTCCGACAGCCTACCGGAGAAATACTACTGGAAAAATCCACACATGAATAA